In Theileria equi strain WA chromosome 3, complete sequence, the genomic window GTCATTTTCTGGGTTATTTTCAGCATAACTAGATCCTTTGGGTTTTATATCTGGCTTTTTACTTGCACCTTTCGGTCTATAGAATAATGTAAAAGTCTAGTAGGGTGGCTTGTGGGTCTGCATGCAGACAACGGAATACAAACGCGAGGACCAGTACAGACGGGGCAAATGTGTACAGGTATCGTACAAATAAAATGgcacatttataaatacaagAACCACATAAAACTAATGGGCGTACTGTTGTACCCAGGTACTGGGTCTTATGATCCAAACTTACGTTATGCTGGGGTCATTGGAGTTTGCCTCGACAGTTTTACCGAGtatttcatttttattgcCTTGTTCTCCTTTTGAACAACAAGATCCCATTTTAAAAGAATTTAACAGGGTCGGGTGGAGATCTTTCAGTACTGAAATGTCTCAACCAACCTCATATTCACTCACCCTAGATTCCACATTTAATTTATAGACACTAAAAGTGCATATGGAACTTGCGCATGCTAACACACCACAGGTGTCTAAATATCATATTGTACGTACTTATGTGTTAAATGGTCATTCCATTTCTACAGCTTCACGTGCTGGGAGCTTTGCAATAATCTGCTCTAGTGTCTGTTCATCATATTCGCGATATTTCACATCATCTACAGTGATTCTCGCCATTTCAATGTTCTTCACAGTCATGGTGTCCTCCATAACTTGACGAAGTATCTCTAAAACCAATATTTCGGCCTCTGAATAAATGTGTGTAGAGTGTGCATGACAGAGAATATCCTACAAGGGTGAGGAGGTACACTACACCTTATAGACAATATATATGAAGGAACTTACCTTGAAGAGACATATCGTCATGATATCTTTGCAGTAAAATTGCTTCTGCACCCTCTTGTGCGGATCCTATGGCTGCAGCCTTGTACTTTATAATCGTTCCCGATGGATCTACACACCATACAACTGGGCCTTCAGCATCTACGCCACCTACAAGCAAGGCCACTCCAAATGGTCTACTCATTgtctttttctttttacTATCGAATACATCTGTATATTTGTGTTAGTTGGGTGTATGTATCTATGTTGATAAGGAATATGCATTTGCCCGAGTTGGAGCCCCTGCCGTGTGTAAATACTAGTTCTCCATACTACAGATATATTACGAGTAGATATCATGGTTTCTATCTGAGATAAAGTCTAAACACCTATCCTTCAGTGCCTCTGGTGTTAAATGCGTTGTTGAACTTATTTAGTGTTTCTTTGTAGATTCCAAGGTAGATTTCATCACTCCTTTGGGACTTGGATCTGCGAGATTGTCTATCCATAATAAATACAAGGTTCTCAGTAGGGCTAGTATAATTTATAAAGTGATCCCTCAGTACCCAAACTAGCATCTCCATGGACTcccattaaatctgtctaacccaagggtctccaAGAGCAtcattagtatcattatattacTCAGTACCAAAGGGTATCTATAATATCGTTTgtagagtttccatccaaATACAGCGAGAATTCCAGTACCAGTGAGAATAGCAGTAACTCCAAGACCTACTTTCCAATCAGAAGAGTTAGTTTGAGAAGTTTTAGATCCTTCATGGATTAACCATGCACCTAGCACTACAAGAGGAACGGGAACAAGGAACAGTAGATGGGCTAtcaacttgttcatcagcCTTAGTAATAGCAGGTGACATTCTCCTAGCTCCTAGTCTTCGAAGTGGTAGGGTTATTTATGCAAAGTAGGAGAAGCCATGACCTTTgaaactacattaaccttgGATCCTTCAAGACCAAATTGCGATTCACATCCGTCTATAGTATGAGTAAGAGAATAGAACTGATGAGAGTAATTGTCCTTCCACAGGAACCATACCCATCATCCAATagtacttcctccatctagccgtacctcctcatccatacagTCATCCTCCCTCGaaactagctcactgtcagagagactatccacagaatgacaagatgaacaactatcaataGAGTCCTCTGAGTTATTAATGGAATCCATTATCTCCTATAAGCTCCAATAGAAACCATAACTTCTAGTCGTACGGTATTCACAAGAGAGCTGTATTCAGGGTAGCGGCTAAAATAGCTAGAATAGTAAATATTCCACACAACCCCTTCATACCGCAGATATTAGGCATTAGGGTTGTCAAACTATAGCAAACTCGCATTcattaaacaaacctgaaAACTCGAGGGCAATATCGGCTATTGCTTCCACACATGACTTGATGGGCATTTTCTCATTGTAGACAAATGTGTGATTGACACACTCTGATCTTGCGTGATCCACGAGTGTTTTGGCGTCTGCAATAAGTCCACTCATTGTGCAGGCGACGTGATCATCgatttccataattttcTCGAGCGAGACAAACTCCAGGAGCTGAGATGTGGACCTACGTTCCGAAGCGAATATAACTCCTTCTTTAGTGGCGATGGCAAGGGCTGTACTTCCCAATTTCATGGCCCCTAGGGCGTATTCCACCTGAAACAGGCGACCTTCCGGCGAAAAGGTGTTGACACCGCGGTCATACTCGCTCCTGTATCAATTTCGTGCATCAAAGAGGAAAACTTACCTCGAGGTGaacatttttcagaaaATAAAGTGATGACTACCTGGGGAACACACACAACGGAAAGTATGGAATATCAAAGTCCAACAAAAGCGTACACAGTATATGTAAATTTGCGGTTTCTGTACGATTTCTTATCATTGGATTTAGGAAGGAATGTTGCCATCTCTGGTAGAGGCACAGGGTGACCATCCGGCCAGAGCCATTACATAATGGTGGACTAAGAGGTATTGTGACGTATCAAATGACTAGCTTAGTGTTAAAATGAGGTTTGTGGATTTTCTATCGCTAAATTAGAGTCTAGATGAACAATTAGTATAGTTTTAGGATAATTTTTGaagggtacctagaatggTCTATAGAGAGGagaggtacctagaagacTTTGCGAGGATATAGAACATCCGCAGTGTTGTTGCTATAACTACAACTGCTAAAGAAAACCTAGAAAAGGTTGTATATAGGACACGGGTTTACGATAATGACAAAAATGGGTATGAACCTGTACAATTCATGGTTTCCAGAGTACCCAGGAAGATGCTATATTGCTTCTTCCATGgatctttatatttttaggAATACCTATCCAGTCTCATAGGTATAAAGTCTGCGATTTAGTAGCCATAAGAGTTATAAAACTAGGAAGAAAGTCCCTGTGGCTACAAGGGAATTACTGAACGAGTCGTAGGATTGCATGTAGCCACAAGGTATGATACTAAGAGATGTCAAACTACTGAAATGGGTTTATATAAAAGAAAAATGTTTGATCCTTTATTGAGAGCTCTCCAGGCTCTTGTAGTGATTCTTGATCTTGTTAAGCTGAAGCTTAATCTCAGAGGGACTAAGAACCTCTGGCTGCGATAAAAACTCCCCAAGGGGTTCGGAATCTCTCAGCTTCCTTAGATAAGCAATTTTACCTTCAGGGTCATTCAGTAAATTGGCCCATTTGAACCAGGGTACTCGGCGTATATTCCAACCCAAGTTGTCCAGAATCCTGTAAACTATGCAGGCGCGCTCAAATAACAAACCTGTGTTGGAGTTTTACCTTGCTGGTATACTCGGTGGAGGAAACATAAAAGCAGCAGGGTCCATCCACAAACCAGCAGTTGTTCTTTTCCTCAACTTCTCCAATATCAATCCAGAAGCATCCCCAATAAAACGTATTCCTATGATATAGTCCCATCTTGGCCAAGTGGTCAGATACATCCCACTGAAAATCTGATGGTTTTCTAGATGGCTGATGAATCTTTCTCATGCTCAACCTCGTGTAAAATCCCTTGACAGATTTGTCAAGCTGTGCCCAGGTCCGTTGCAAGAGTACCCTGATTCCAACAGCACTTGTAAACGCCTGATGAAGGTGCTGAGGCCTTGCACAAATGAATATTCTGTACATTTACGTGAATttttaatgaaaaggacaaaCTTTGAAAATCTCGAAAGGATATAAACTTGGGTCTTCTCGTCATACATATTCATCATTGTCACAAGGTTCATTACTCCACGAAAGTCTTGAGCAAATATGGTTTCCAATCGATCAACCATTTTCTCAGATAATTTATCCTTTAATACAGGAGAACAAACGTCCAATTTTGCCAACGAATTGCAAATCTTTATTAAATCGGTAACCCTGATGTCATCAAGTCGTGATGCGATTTCAAATGAATACTAAATAGttaatgataaaaatatgcTATTAAAAATACCTTTGTTAAAAAATCCTGGTTCCTAATCTGAAGCCTATTTAGGGCCCATGCAACACACATTAGGCTGTGACTATTCAACTTTGTTAGCATGGGCTCCGTATGTTTCATCATGCCAATATAAAGAGGCTCATGCAGAAATCTACTCTTACCAAACCTGTGGAATTTTGATATCATtcaaataaacaaaccCATAGTACAAATATCCAAGTTGCTGTCCAGTAAGAGTGTTTGCTATTTCAAGGAACCTGTTTCCAAAGTTATGCCTGTATTATTTATACATCGGTAGCTATAAACCTACCATAGTCTAAGATCGTGTTTTCTAATGGTTGCTGCTTTTTGGACGGCGGCTGATAGCAACCAGCCGTCCAAAAGGTCCATGGGACTGTGCAACGAAACCTTTGCAGGCAGCCAAAACTTTCTCACCCTGGAACAGCTGTGAATATAATGAACAACAAACCTTTGCTGAGTCCATGAACGGAAGCGTTTGTGAATACGCCTGCCGATTCTGCGAATTACTGCTTCATGTTTTACTGCCCGCTTGATGGCCTTTTCTCTGTGCCTTATGAGGGGCATATTGTCATATGTTATGAGACGTAAATCTCTGTGTTGTTATTTATCTCTTTATGGTTTGTCTAGCGGTAATTTCCTGCGAAATACTCCAGATTATCCTCTTAAGCGGCTAAATGGCGATAATATGTTACATCTTATATTGTTATTGTATCATCCGTGAAATTTCTGTGTGATGTTGGAGAATTCACGATTTTTTTAGACTATCGCCAATGTGTAGTATGTGTAGGCCCATAATCGGCCTTTGAGACAAACTACGAATCCATAAACTCGTAAGCCCAAAGACCATGTGTTAAAACTCCATAATCAATGTCTAGTATAGCGTTACAGTGGGCAAATTCGCGTTTTAATGCAGACTGTCGGTTGCCCCTTGACCCCCATGTCTAAGTTCGTCTTCTGTCCATAACTTTGCCAGTTCATACTCGAAGATTAAATGGGCGATCGCACCAGAAATATAAAGTTATATGGTAGGTTTTTCACGGCTAATATACCGGTTATGCAGTCGGCAATTTGCCTTTTGATGCCACGGAGGACGAATTGAGATCTTTACTGCATGGCTGCGGTCAAATACGATTTCTTATGTAAGTTATGCCTTCCATAATTTGTATAATTCGGAATTCCATGTGTATATGGCGATTTTCAGAGTGAGAAAGAATGCCCAAACCAACAAGAGCAAAGGGTACGCCCATATTGAATACCGGCATGAATATGAGTGCGTAGAAGCCTTCAAACGGTTGATCGGAAAAGAAATTAGAGGTATGTTGTCCATGGAAAGCTATAGAGTGTTCTAGGGAGGATACTAAAGATAGACTGGTGTGACGAAGTCTACAGAGAACGCTATCCAGATTTGATGCTAGCTGCGACCACAGCTTACTCTAGAGGACAAATAGTACAACCACCTCCTGTTTTGAGACCTATAGAACCTATTGGTCGGCCTGATACGATCTCTGTACCCATTGAAAGTCTATCAACTCATATTGATCATCTAACGGGAATAATACCACCTGCCCCCCCTGAGCTCTTTCCTAAACCAGTTGAGCCGATTAAAAGACCGGCTGAACCATTTCATGACCATTTTATTGCTCCAGATCATTTACCTGGAATTATAGAGCCTATTAATCACCCAGTTGGAGTTTATAGGAATCCCGTTCCAAGAAACCCAGAATATAATGCAGCTGCTTATGGTAAGCACTTGAATGAATTGAAAAAACTCAAAAACAATAACGATTTGACACTAGTAAATGAGCTTGGGAGATTGGGGAGTGACGAAATTTTGGAAGTGATAAAGGACATGAGCATGgttgatattttcaacCTAGTGAAGAAAATTGATAGCTTTATGATAAAATCCCCAAACACCGTTAGGTCCATACTTGCTGGTaaccaaagaatgtgtagagcTCTGGTCCATGCCAAACTATTGTTAGGATACAGAACATTCAAGTTTAACGAAAGAACCGAACAAATAAAGCCAAAAGCGCTACATGATTATTTTTATATGCATACAAAGTAAAAAGGATTTTAACACACTATATTCCTTTAACCTATTGTGTAGGTTATTTAATAGGACATGCACTATTGTAAAATAAGTTTAAATATTGGAGAATAATGATGAGTTGTTTAagaatatcgcaaaaattATGTTCCAAAGCCTGGTACTCCGGTAACGACATAATAACCGGAAAGTTGATGCAGCTTGAAAGGATATTAAAGTGCAGTGGTAGGTCAGACATTACAACTACCAATAAAGACTTCAGTATAACGAATGAGCCAAAATCTAATGTAAGCAATATGATTATCAGAAAAGAACCTGATGGAAGAGATATCAAGGAAATTAATCTGGTCACTCACCTAAGTATTTTGTCCAGTCTAGTGAACCAAAATGCGTTTATGTTAGATGACAGGGTGCAGAAATCTCTTTGCACTATAAAGGAATGTTTCAAAAGCTCATACCATAACGTTTCAAGTGTATTAGAATTTGTCAAAGTGTTGCGTCTTATAGGGGACGAAGAGGGACTAATGGATATTTTACCATATTTTATACACGACGTACCATTCATGTCTGGAAATGTGCTTTCTAGACTCACCCGCATATattctataaattttaagGGCTCTCCAATACTATCAAACTTTTACAGCAGCGTGGTTGAACGTATGGGTTCACAATCCGAACTTTTTAGCATAGATGATAGACTCTCTTGCATCCTCTCATCTTTTGAGCACATAAATGATTCCAAAGTGATATTTGATGTCTTGACATCCTATGCATCGGAGATTAATGAGGATCTGGTGACAAATATCACCGCAATGAGAATTTATCATAAGGCCATAAAGGAGCGAAAGTTCACGGAGATACCAAATTTCACATGTAATTTGATGAATGTTATTCGGAAATTTCTGCAAAGCCAGAATCATCCGGAAAAAAAAGGTTGCGGAAGCACAGAAACAATTGTCAGATACTGTCGTTTGTTAGCTCGTTTGTCTACCATCGAGAAGGATTGTGATGGTCTAaaggaaattttaaatgattCTTGGAGCTatatttcaaaaaataGTCTGCAAATGACTGTAAGAGATGCATTGTATATGCTGGAGAGCATGTCTCCGGATATGCAGACCACTATATCTTCCATATTGCAGTATATTGTTCCTCAAATGTCGGAATTATCACTAAAAGAATCAATGACTcttttgaaatttataaatagTACTGTTGATTCCAAAAATCTGAAACGAATGGAAACAATGTTAGAGTCACAATTTGCCCTTTACTCGGATAATTtaaatgaagatgatatttgtaaaatactaCACTTTTACGCTCGTTCAAATATATTAGAACCATCTGAATTCCTTACAAACAGAATTTGCGAGCGTATATTGACCATATACTATGCAAGTTCGATAAACTTTGCAAGCTGTATCGTACATTTGAATTCACTTGGAATATGCAAACCGGAAATTATTAATAGATTTGTAAAGTATGTGTACAATCACGTAATCTCAATGGATCCTAAGGAAATATCTGTATCTCTGTACACTCTGAGAAAGTTGAGGTATAATCCTCCTCAAAAATTGTTAGATAAGGTAACCCCTGTAATTAAGGGGGAAATTCGGAATTTTA contains:
- a CDS encoding proteasome subunit alpha type, putative (encoded by transcript BEWA_001500A), whose translation is MFTSRSEYDRGVNTFSPEGRLFQVEYALGAMKLGSTALAIATKEGVIFASERRSTSQLLEFVSLEKIMEIDDHVACTMSGLIADAKTLVDHARSECVNHTFVYNEKMPIKSCVEAIADIALEFSDVFDSKKKKTMSRPFGVALLVGGVDAEGPVVWCVDPSGTIIKYKAAAIGSAQEGAEAILLQRYHDDMSLQEAEILVLEILRQVMEDTMTVKNIEMARITVDDVKYREYDEQTLEQIIAKLPAREAVEME
- a CDS encoding RAP domain-containing protein (encoded by transcript BEWA_001510A) → MPLIRHREKAIKRAVKHEAVIRRIGRRIHKRFRSWTQQRVRKFWLPAKVSLHSPMDLLDGWLLSAAVQKAATIRKHDLRLWHNFGNRFLEIANTLTGQQLGYLYYGFGKSRFLHEPLYIGMMKHTEPMLTKLNSHSLMCVAWALNRLQIRNQDFLTKYSFEIASRLDDIRVTDLIKICNSLAKLDVCSPVLKDKLSEKMVDRLETIFAQDFRGVMNLVTMMNMYDEKTQVYILSRFSKIFICARPQHLHQAFTSAVGIRVLLQRTWAQLDKSVKGFYTRLSMRKIHQPSRKPSDFQWDVSDHLAKMGLYHRNTFYWGCFWIDIGEVEEKNNCWFVDGPCCFYVSSTEYTSKVKLQHRILDNLGWNIRRVPWFKWANLLNDPEGKIAYLRKLRDSEPLGEFLSQPEVLSPSEIKLQLNKIKNHYKSLESSQ
- a CDS encoding RNA recognition motif domain-containing protein (encoded by transcript BEWA_001520A), which encodes MGDRTRNIKLYVGNLPFDATEDELRSLLHGCGQIRFLIVRKNAQTNKSKGYAHIEYRHEYECVEAFKRLIGKEIRGRILKIDWCDEVYRERYPDLMLAATTAYSRGQIVQPPPVLRPIEPIGRPDTISVPIESLSTHIDHLTGIIPPAPPELFPKPVEPIKRPAEPFHDHFIAPDHLPGIIEPINHPVGVYRNPVPRNPEYNAAAYGKHLNELKKLKNNNDLTLVNELGRLGSDEILEVIKDMSMVDIFNLVKKIDSFMIKSPNTVRSILAGNQRMCRALVHAKLLLGYRTFKFNERTEQIKPKALHDYFYMHTK
- a CDS encoding hypothetical protein (encoded by transcript BEWA_001530A), which produces MMSCLRISQKLCSKAWYSGNDIITGKLMQLERILKCSGRSDITTTNKDFSITNEPKSNVSNMIIRKEPDGRDIKEINLVTHLSILSSLVNQNAFMLDDRVQKSLCTIKECFKSSYHNVSSVLEFVKVLRLIGDEEGLMDILPYFIHDVPFMSGNVLSRLTRIYSINFKGSPILSNFYSSVVERMGSQSELFSIDDRLSCILSSFEHINDSKVIFDVLTSYASEINEDLVTNITAMRIYHKAIKERKFTEIPNFTCNLMNVIRKFLQSQNHPEKKGCGSTETIVRYCRLLARLSTIEKDCDGLKEILNDSWSYISKNSLQMTVRDALYMLESMSPDMQTTISSILQYIVPQMSELSLKESMTLLKFINSTVDSKNLKRMETMLESQFALYSDNLNEDDICKILHFYARSNILEPSEFLTNRICERILTIYYASSINFASCIVHLNSLGICKPEIINRFVKYVYNHVISMDPKEISVSLYTLRKLRYNPPQKLLDKVTPVIKGEIRNFKPIDLVYCIYFVAPCREIHKGLFQILIGAIQDKLELLTLDQLVMLSTSLVKYKKQPFVTLMYSQISAHVPSMNANQICSVFSSFASTGLKNEDLTQRLNHYILSMIGSGIIIDDRGLGNLLKVVRRGYANQRLIDCIKTHQIDHVHGFELFDTIPNIDDLSSSDVVSCVLILGNKRQSRENNRLARGLFTRLFTIAPVLSFDLLNQISASISSYGYSKPKINRILANLMAKKAPKVQTKIDENKHLFFRPINRGPPHLKQ